From a region of the Solanum stenotomum isolate F172 chromosome 2, ASM1918654v1, whole genome shotgun sequence genome:
- the LOC125854747 gene encoding uncharacterized protein LOC125854747 yields MKNKGSHGQNRFIRILALPWKALIKARDCYVGTMTNYAVVNPRSLPKSYSVTSSTRSDNSEDFRELVRAASARSMGENFELNLLIQQQIRQQLQQQMPSRRSVPRSVSVGMGRIDEDKPFVLGGQEEDVSIMLMKNDLKYPRSRSHAVSKTSNVHVF; encoded by the coding sequence atgaagaacaaaGGGAGTCATGGTCAAAACAGATTTATTCGAATTCTCGCATTACCATGGAAGGCATTAATCAAAGCGCGTGATTGTTACGTAGGTACAATGACGAATTACGCAGTTGTAAATCCTCGGAGTTTGCCTAAGAGTTACAGTGTAACATCATCTACGAGGTCTGATAACAGCGAGGATTTTAGAGAACTTGTTAGAGCAGCGTCCGCGAGGAGTATGGGAGAGAATTTTGAGCTGAATTTATTGATACAGCAACAAATTCGACAGCAATTGCAACAACAAATGCCATCAAGGAGATCAGTACCGAGGAGTGTTAGTGTTGGTATGGGAAGAATTGATGAAGACAAGCCGTTTGTTTTAGGAGGTCAAGAAGAAGATGTTTCGATTATGttaatgaaaaatgatttgaagtATCCTAGGAGTAGAAGTCATGCTGTTTCAAAGACTAGTAATGTTCATGTCTTTTGA